A DNA window from Acidobacteriota bacterium contains the following coding sequences:
- a CDS encoding DUF2723 domain-containing protein, which translates to MKPGPKPSTNRGKAVQPPHPDAGGSSRNPWWWPLLPAAAAFLLYLAQIPAASGDKDGSEFTLVLAFAGAAHPTGYPIYTLVGHVFCSALHGLGASWPWAANTWSALGAAVAVFFLNALSLRLLPASAPMRKTSRFLAGLAPTLFFALNPIWTYEATLAEVYSWHVAWALLTAFVFSGMSRALASPSAQWAERQSRRVALVLGLLVGFGAAHHATSLFVSIPLALSLWMASRPLRRLGLRHAGLFAAAAAVPLCSYLFIAWRAFHPAAWNWPTLGASWGSIVDHIRGAAYGHFLGGFNPSPEQLSFLSAYVYPVLFPSMALLLAGTLRLTPGPAAWTARGLSLAAVLSLTYAFNYSVPDPSSYFLAPMAIAVAASVPGAAWLFRRPDIARRGRVAVAALLAAATLLVAPGWIRTGEERRQVMTHFDEQIHGMWDAVPFERAIILFPNDLNTRLREYQLLRGEKPGLEVCNPLQIIDPVVRTAFRRRHGFDPAAGVPAVEPSGEEGTRLRTEAVARTVNENSPLPVVVFDPANGSVRLMKKPSPPPGGVPPDRPEGRQAPE; encoded by the coding sequence GTGAAGCCCGGACCCAAGCCTTCGACGAACAGGGGAAAAGCGGTCCAGCCACCCCATCCCGACGCGGGCGGGAGTTCGCGGAACCCTTGGTGGTGGCCCCTGCTTCCCGCGGCGGCGGCGTTCCTGCTCTACCTTGCGCAAATCCCCGCCGCATCCGGGGACAAGGACGGCAGCGAGTTCACCCTGGTACTGGCCTTCGCCGGCGCCGCCCACCCCACGGGCTACCCGATCTACACGCTCGTGGGGCACGTCTTCTGCTCCGCCCTCCACGGGCTCGGCGCTTCCTGGCCCTGGGCGGCCAACACCTGGAGCGCCCTGGGCGCGGCCGTAGCCGTGTTCTTCCTGAACGCCCTTTCGCTCCGGCTTCTCCCCGCCTCCGCGCCGATGCGCAAAACGTCACGATTCCTGGCAGGCCTGGCCCCCACGCTCTTCTTCGCGTTGAACCCCATCTGGACCTACGAGGCGACGCTGGCCGAAGTCTACAGCTGGCACGTCGCCTGGGCCCTCCTGACCGCCTTCGTCTTCAGCGGGATGAGCCGGGCGCTGGCCTCACCCTCGGCGCAGTGGGCGGAACGCCAATCCCGCCGGGTCGCCCTTGTTCTCGGCCTTCTCGTGGGGTTCGGCGCCGCGCACCACGCGACCTCGCTCTTCGTCTCGATCCCGTTGGCCCTGTCGCTCTGGATGGCGTCCCGGCCCCTTCGGAGGCTGGGGTTGCGGCACGCGGGGCTTTTTGCGGCGGCCGCCGCCGTGCCGCTGTGCAGCTACCTCTTCATCGCCTGGAGGGCCTTCCACCCGGCAGCCTGGAACTGGCCCACGTTGGGAGCCAGCTGGGGAAGCATCGTCGACCACATCCGGGGGGCGGCCTACGGCCACTTTCTAGGCGGTTTCAACCCCTCCCCCGAGCAACTTTCCTTTCTCTCGGCCTACGTCTACCCGGTCCTCTTCCCTTCCATGGCGCTCCTGCTGGCCGGCACGCTGCGCCTTACCCCCGGCCCGGCCGCCTGGACGGCGCGGGGGCTCTCCCTGGCCGCCGTCCTGAGCCTGACCTACGCCTTCAATTACTCCGTGCCGGATCCCTCGTCCTACTTCCTTGCGCCCATGGCCATCGCCGTCGCGGCCAGCGTCCCGGGAGCCGCCTGGCTCTTCCGCCGGCCGGATATCGCCCGAAGGGGACGTGTGGCGGTCGCCGCGCTCCTCGCGGCGGCGACGCTGCTGGTGGCGCCCGGGTGGATCCGGACCGGGGAGGAGCGCCGACAGGTGATGACGCATTTTGACGAGCAAATCCACGGGATGTGGGACGCCGTCCCCTTCGAGAGGGCGATCATCCTCTTTCCCAACGATTTGAACACCAGGCTCAGGGAATACCAACTGCTGCGGGGAGAGAAGCCGGGCCTGGAGGTCTGCAACCCCCTGCAGATCATCGACCCCGTGGTCAGGACCGCCTTCCGGCGACGCCACGGGTTCGACCCGGCGGCGGGCGTCCCGGCGGTCGAGCCCTCGGGGGAGGAGGGGACCCGTCTTCGCACGGAGGCCGTGGCCAGAACCGTCAATGAAAACAGCCCGCTCCC
- the asnB gene encoding asparagine synthase (glutamine-hydrolyzing), with protein MCGIAGFAALDPSRLPPGALDAMLDAMVHRGPDGKGEYREGGVQLGMRRLSVIDLEQGWQPHFSNGRNIVAFQNGEIYNFKQLRRELEAKGYGFLSRSDTEVLAHGFAAWGFDGLLRRLDGMFAVAILDRRNRRLHLARDRFGEKPLFVAQWPGLFAFASTTRSLALLPDFTGAVDPRALDYYLAFHYVFGSRTLFHEIGRVLPGEALEVDLGDLSVSRRFYYELPLGRQAACSPGELAECLEEATASRLVADVPVGVFLSGGLDSSLVAAMAAKHQPGIPTFSMGFTVPERDESAHAAAVARHIGSTHHHFRFDEDCFLDLLPQVARALDEPVGDQATLPVYWLSREARKHLTVVLSGEGADEVFGGYRYYRPFSPVLSWKQRLKLVRRGPSRPDPVSRLIQNAEPVTPSGFPLLTDVAGRRRLMTEDPGVEAPDLDEARFIGRIDEAPDPLGRAAAADLLSWLPDDLLVKFDRMTMAHSLEGRAPFLAPAVVEKGVALAAAKRVHGETLKAKLKKAARRYLPADIVERRKQGFVLPMREWLFTWFRQAGGAAEYCTARPFPGLDGEEMRRVIQEDLDAGLQRERLLFALVLLLEWHREFTASVAAARGNWAVVPTK; from the coding sequence ATGTGCGGAATCGCCGGCTTCGCCGCCCTGGACCCGTCCCGTCTGCCCCCGGGGGCGCTGGACGCCATGCTGGACGCCATGGTGCACCGGGGCCCCGACGGCAAGGGGGAGTACCGGGAGGGAGGGGTCCAGCTGGGCATGCGGCGGCTCTCGGTGATCGACCTGGAGCAGGGGTGGCAGCCGCACTTCTCGAACGGCCGCAACATCGTGGCCTTCCAGAACGGGGAGATTTACAACTTCAAGCAGCTCCGGCGAGAGCTGGAGGCAAAGGGTTACGGCTTCCTCAGCCGCTCGGACACGGAAGTCCTGGCCCACGGCTTCGCCGCCTGGGGCTTCGACGGGCTCCTCCGGCGGCTCGACGGCATGTTCGCCGTCGCCATCCTGGACCGGCGGAACCGCCGGCTCCACCTGGCCCGGGACCGCTTCGGGGAGAAACCCCTCTTCGTGGCCCAGTGGCCGGGCCTCTTCGCCTTCGCCTCCACCACCCGCTCGCTGGCCCTCCTCCCCGACTTCACCGGCGCCGTCGACCCGCGCGCCCTGGACTATTACCTGGCCTTCCACTACGTCTTCGGCAGCCGCACCCTCTTCCACGAGATCGGACGGGTGCTCCCCGGCGAGGCGCTGGAGGTCGATCTGGGGGACCTCAGCGTCAGCCGGCGCTTCTACTACGAACTCCCCCTGGGCCGGCAGGCGGCCTGCAGCCCGGGTGAACTGGCCGAGTGCCTGGAGGAGGCCACCGCCTCGCGGTTGGTGGCGGACGTCCCCGTGGGGGTCTTCCTGTCGGGCGGTCTCGACAGCTCCCTGGTGGCCGCCATGGCCGCGAAGCACCAACCCGGGATCCCCACCTTCTCCATGGGGTTTACCGTCCCCGAGCGGGACGAGTCGGCCCACGCCGCCGCGGTGGCCCGCCACATCGGCAGCACTCACCACCACTTCCGCTTCGACGAGGACTGCTTCCTGGACCTGCTGCCCCAGGTCGCCCGCGCCCTGGACGAGCCGGTGGGCGACCAGGCGACCCTCCCCGTCTACTGGCTCTCCCGCGAGGCCCGGAAACACCTGACGGTAGTCCTCTCCGGCGAGGGGGCCGACGAGGTCTTCGGCGGCTACCGCTACTACCGGCCCTTTTCCCCGGTGCTTTCCTGGAAGCAACGGCTGAAGCTCGTCCGCCGGGGGCCGTCCCGCCCCGACCCCGTCAGCCGGCTGATCCAGAACGCCGAACCGGTGACCCCCTCGGGCTTCCCCCTCCTCACCGACGTGGCGGGCCGGCGCCGGCTCATGACGGAAGACCCCGGCGTCGAGGCCCCGGACCTGGACGAGGCCCGGTTCATCGGGCGGATCGACGAGGCCCCCGACCCCCTCGGGCGCGCCGCTGCCGCGGACCTCCTCTCCTGGCTCCCCGACGACCTCCTGGTGAAGTTCGACCGGATGACCATGGCCCACTCCCTGGAAGGCCGCGCGCCCTTCCTCGCCCCGGCCGTGGTGGAGAAGGGGGTAGCCCTGGCCGCCGCGAAGCGCGTCCACGGCGAGACCCTCAAGGCGAAGCTCAAGAAGGCGGCCCGGCGCTACCTCCCCGCCGACATCGTCGAGCGGCGCAAACAGGGGTTCGTCCTGCCCATGCGGGAGTGGCTCTTCACCTGGTTCCGCCAGGCGGGCGGGGCGGCGGAGTACTGCACCGCGCGGCCCTTCCCGGGCCTGGACGGGGAGGAGATGCGGCGGGTGATCCAGGAGGACCTGGACGCCGGCCTGCAGCGGGAACGCCTCCTCTTCGCCCTCGTCCTGCTCCTGGAGTGGCACCGGGAGTTCACGGCCTCCGTCGCCGCGGCGAGGGGAAATTGGGCTGTAGTCCCTACGAAGTAA
- a CDS encoding glycosyltransferase: MKKDAQFNLETPTEWTCAVGDMVRVSGWCFSPTRRLAEMSVLVGKDEFAAQVRMHRPDVQAYFQNQPNSLESGFACPVTVRRKGKWALRLRLGFEDGSTELLDPEKVLEVSDLPLSGKIRNYRRISGMVVEKSVNWVRARKRLPRPREIPELVKMLRHAFAVQKVKGTETVPPGFEIPRPRDPYACWVENNRCNGRRREEIRHRMDRLGQRPLISVLMPVFNASPAHLEEAVSSVLGQVYDHWELCIADDASTNRKLQRFLRRLPERDPRIRLEFRPVNGNISEATNSAAALAKGEYLLFLDQDDLLEPDALAEAVIYLDDHPETDLLYSDDDKAGAGGVRLAPQFKPDWSPELLLSYMYFSHFFLVRASLFRETGGFRSAFDGSQDYDFALRASERARHVGHVPRVLYHWRICAGSTAASGAAKPASFEAGRKAVQEALDRRGMEAEAYQPAWAKKCGVGIFRHRFELSRPPSVAILIPTRNMVKYLRRCVDSILAKTLYPNYRVIIVDNESDDEKTLAYFREITAPGSRVSVRTVPNPAGGFNFSHLNNRTAEAVDDDFVLFLNNDTEVLRDDWLTQMVGYARQPGVGAVGARLIFPDGRIQHAGIVHGLYDGFAGPAFKLLPASDHGYLSYTQVSRNYLAVTAACMLTPRKLFLEMGGFDETRLGVAYNDVDYCYRLVDAGYRCVYVPEAELRHHEGASRGSGDHPAEEAYFRSKYAGRQDQYYNPNLSLGDERFQVRSRCAVLRPPPRPIRAFMCGFNLNLEGAPFSQYEVTAALKEQGVLDPVVFSPEDGPLREYYERVGVEVIVDRHPLADIYTLPEYREAIRGFAKLIRSRGAELVYGNTMQTFYAMAAARDAALPAVWNIRESEPWQTYFNHFGPDINLEALGCFPYPYRVVFVAHATRQRYEPLNTRHNFAVIHNALKNDRLAEQAARACRETQRAELGIAPDETAILLLGTVCRRKGQHDLVRALEAIDGDLLPKLKMVVVGDRDNDYAKELHALAEALPPERRERFLLVRETEDVAPHYQAADLFVCTSRLESYPRVIMEAMFFGLPIVTTPVFGITEQVREGVNALYYPPENIPGLTGALERLLRDPALRESMGRASRELYAIFPDFPEVVDAYARVFREAYFSPEQEA; the protein is encoded by the coding sequence ATGAAAAAAGACGCCCAGTTCAACCTCGAGACGCCCACGGAGTGGACCTGCGCGGTCGGAGACATGGTTCGCGTTTCCGGCTGGTGTTTTTCCCCCACCCGCCGGCTGGCGGAGATGAGCGTGCTCGTCGGCAAGGACGAATTCGCCGCCCAGGTCCGGATGCATCGTCCCGACGTGCAGGCCTACTTCCAGAACCAGCCGAATTCCCTGGAGAGCGGTTTCGCCTGCCCGGTGACGGTCCGTCGAAAGGGGAAGTGGGCGCTGCGGCTCCGGCTCGGCTTCGAGGACGGGTCAACGGAACTGCTGGACCCTGAAAAGGTCCTGGAGGTCTCGGACCTGCCCTTGTCCGGAAAAATCCGCAACTACCGCCGGATTTCCGGGATGGTGGTGGAGAAGAGCGTCAACTGGGTCCGGGCCCGGAAACGACTTCCCCGCCCCCGGGAGATCCCCGAACTCGTGAAGATGCTCCGGCACGCCTTCGCCGTCCAGAAGGTGAAGGGGACCGAAACGGTGCCGCCGGGGTTCGAGATCCCCCGGCCCCGCGACCCCTACGCGTGCTGGGTCGAGAACAACCGCTGCAACGGGCGCCGCCGCGAGGAGATCCGCCACCGGATGGACCGGTTGGGCCAAAGGCCGCTGATTTCCGTGCTGATGCCGGTCTTCAACGCCTCCCCGGCCCACCTGGAGGAGGCGGTGAGTTCCGTGCTCGGCCAGGTCTACGACCACTGGGAACTCTGCATCGCCGACGACGCCAGCACCAACCGGAAACTGCAGCGCTTTCTCCGCCGGCTCCCCGAGCGCGACCCGCGGATCCGACTGGAGTTCCGGCCCGTCAACGGCAACATCAGCGAGGCCACCAACTCGGCGGCGGCCCTGGCGAAGGGGGAATACCTGCTGTTCCTCGACCAGGACGACCTCCTCGAGCCGGACGCCCTGGCCGAAGCGGTGATCTACCTGGACGATCACCCCGAAACGGACCTGCTCTATTCCGACGACGACAAGGCCGGAGCCGGCGGGGTGCGCCTGGCGCCCCAGTTCAAGCCCGACTGGTCACCGGAACTTCTCCTTTCCTACATGTACTTCAGCCATTTCTTTCTGGTTCGGGCTTCCCTCTTTCGCGAAACGGGGGGGTTCCGCAGCGCCTTCGACGGCTCCCAGGACTACGACTTCGCCCTCCGGGCCTCGGAGCGGGCACGCCACGTCGGTCACGTCCCCCGGGTGCTCTATCACTGGCGGATCTGCGCCGGTTCCACCGCCGCGTCCGGCGCCGCCAAGCCCGCCAGCTTCGAGGCCGGTCGCAAAGCGGTCCAGGAAGCGCTGGACCGGCGGGGCATGGAAGCCGAGGCGTACCAACCCGCCTGGGCGAAGAAGTGCGGCGTCGGGATTTTCCGGCACCGCTTCGAACTCTCCCGCCCCCCCTCGGTCGCCATCCTCATCCCGACCCGGAACATGGTCAAATACCTGCGGCGGTGCGTCGATTCCATCCTGGCGAAGACCCTCTACCCCAACTACCGGGTGATCATCGTCGACAACGAGAGCGACGACGAGAAGACCCTCGCCTACTTCCGGGAGATCACCGCCCCCGGGAGCCGGGTCAGCGTCCGGACGGTCCCGAACCCCGCCGGCGGGTTCAACTTCTCCCACCTGAACAACCGCACGGCGGAAGCCGTGGACGACGACTTCGTGCTCTTTCTCAACAACGACACCGAGGTCCTGCGCGACGACTGGCTCACCCAGATGGTCGGCTACGCGCGGCAGCCCGGCGTGGGCGCCGTCGGGGCCCGGCTCATCTTCCCGGACGGCCGGATTCAGCACGCGGGGATCGTCCACGGCCTGTACGACGGTTTCGCCGGCCCCGCCTTCAAACTCCTCCCGGCCTCCGACCACGGCTACCTCTCATACACCCAGGTCTCCCGGAACTACCTGGCGGTGACCGCCGCCTGCATGCTCACCCCGCGGAAGCTCTTCCTCGAGATGGGCGGTTTCGACGAGACGCGGCTGGGCGTGGCCTACAACGACGTGGACTACTGCTACCGCCTGGTGGACGCCGGGTACCGCTGCGTCTACGTGCCGGAGGCCGAGCTTCGGCACCACGAGGGGGCGTCCCGCGGTTCGGGCGACCACCCCGCCGAGGAGGCTTACTTCCGGAGCAAGTACGCCGGCCGGCAGGACCAATACTACAACCCCAACCTCTCCCTGGGCGACGAGCGCTTCCAGGTCCGGAGCCGGTGCGCCGTGCTGCGTCCGCCCCCGCGCCCGATCCGCGCCTTCATGTGCGGTTTCAACCTGAACCTGGAGGGCGCCCCCTTCAGCCAGTACGAGGTCACCGCCGCCCTGAAGGAACAGGGGGTTCTCGACCCCGTGGTCTTCTCCCCCGAGGACGGCCCCCTTCGCGAGTACTACGAGCGGGTCGGGGTCGAGGTGATCGTGGACCGCCACCCGCTCGCGGACATCTACACCCTTCCCGAGTACCGCGAGGCGATCCGCGGGTTTGCGAAGCTCATCCGGAGCCGCGGGGCCGAACTGGTCTACGGCAACACCATGCAGACGTTCTACGCCATGGCGGCCGCCCGCGACGCCGCGCTGCCGGCCGTCTGGAACATCCGGGAGAGCGAACCCTGGCAGACCTACTTCAACCACTTCGGCCCGGACATCAACCTCGAGGCCCTGGGCTGCTTCCCCTACCCCTACCGGGTGGTGTTCGTGGCCCACGCCACCCGGCAGCGGTACGAGCCCCTCAACACCCGCCACAACTTCGCCGTGATCCACAACGCGCTGAAGAACGACCGGTTGGCGGAGCAGGCCGCGCGCGCGTGCCGGGAGACCCAGCGGGCCGAACTCGGCATCGCGCCCGACGAGACGGCGATCCTGCTCCTGGGGACGGTCTGCCGCCGCAAGGGCCAGCACGACCTGGTTCGGGCCCTGGAGGCCATCGACGGGGATCTTCTGCCGAAACTCAAGATGGTAGTGGTGGGGGACCGCGACAACGACTACGCGAAGGAACTGCACGCCCTGGCGGAGGCCCTGCCGCCGGAGCGCCGCGAGCGGTTCCTTCTCGTCCGGGAGACCGAGGACGTGGCGCCCCACTACCAGGCCGCCGACCTCTTCGTCTGCACCTCCCGGCTGGAAAGCTACCCGCGGGTGATCATGGAAGCCATGTTCTTCGGGCTCCCCATCGTGACCACCCCGGTCTTCGGCATCACGGAGCAGGTGCGCGAGGGCGTCAACGCCCTGTACTACCCGCCCGAGAACATCCCGGGCCTGACGGGCGCCCTGGAGCGACTCCTGCGCGACCCGGCGCTCCGGGAGTCCATGGGACGGGCCTCCCGTGAACTCTACGCCATCTTCCCCGATTTCCCCGAGGTGGTGGACGCCTACGCCCGGGTCTTCCGGGAAGCCTATTTCTCGCCGGAACAGGAGGCCTGA
- a CDS encoding glycosyltransferase, whose translation MPSLDLLLPTRDGAAYLPDLLDSLDRQTVADWRLLVFDDASADGTVDLLERRIPRDFRLRLVGRATSPGGPAAAVNELLAHSDAERVMFCDQDDVWFPDKVEKTLRRLAALEREAGPGVPLLVHTDAVVADEGLRTVSPSLWRYRRLNPDASRSFPRLLIQNRVTGCTTGFNAALRARVGAIPEGALMHDHWFALAAAAFGRVGWVAEPTLRYRRHGATATRLRSWALRDAPGVLAEEWRAPSLRGYLARLRAQARAFIDRFGPDLPPGAARAADAFARLDEAGWLARRRLIFRHRLFRDGLRRNLALLLLA comes from the coding sequence ATGCCTTCCCTCGACCTCCTCCTCCCCACCCGCGACGGCGCCGCCTATCTCCCGGACCTCCTGGACTCCCTGGACCGGCAGACCGTGGCCGACTGGCGGCTCCTGGTCTTCGACGACGCCTCGGCCGACGGCACCGTTGACCTCCTGGAGCGCCGCATCCCCCGGGACTTCCGCCTCCGCCTCGTCGGCCGCGCGACGTCGCCCGGCGGTCCCGCCGCCGCCGTCAACGAACTGCTGGCCCACTCCGACGCGGAGCGCGTGATGTTCTGCGACCAGGACGACGTCTGGTTCCCCGACAAGGTGGAAAAGACGCTGCGGCGCCTGGCGGCGCTGGAACGGGAGGCCGGCCCCGGGGTCCCGCTCCTGGTCCACACCGACGCCGTGGTGGCGGACGAGGGCTTGAGGACGGTCTCCCCTTCCCTGTGGCGGTACCGGCGGCTCAACCCCGACGCCTCCCGCTCCTTCCCCCGGCTCCTGATCCAGAATCGCGTCACGGGCTGCACCACGGGCTTCAACGCCGCCCTGCGGGCCCGGGTGGGGGCCATCCCCGAGGGGGCCCTGATGCACGACCACTGGTTCGCCCTGGCCGCCGCCGCCTTCGGCCGGGTCGGCTGGGTCGCCGAGCCCACCCTCCGCTACCGCCGCCACGGCGCCACCGCCACGCGGCTCCGCTCCTGGGCGCTCCGGGACGCCCCCGGCGTGCTGGCCGAAGAGTGGCGCGCCCCGAGCCTCCGGGGCTACCTCGCGCGCCTGCGGGCCCAGGCCCGGGCGTTCATCGACCGCTTCGGCCCGGACCTCCCCCCCGGGGCCGCCCGCGCCGCGGACGCCTTCGCCCGCCTGGACGAGGCCGGCTGGCTGGCCCGCCGCCGGCTGATCTTCCGGCACCGCCTCTTCCGCGACGGCCTCCGCCGGAACCTGGCGCTGCTGCTGCTGGCGTGA
- a CDS encoding methyltransferase domain-containing protein has protein sequence MNRIPEPMLRYRNLVADQFLRGEGIEIGALDSPLQTRKRETEVRYLDYQDNAALRATYPEIDPKSVVRVDLVDDGETMATVPDESVDFIVANHFLEHCMDPTGTLRTHLRKIREKGVLFYSVPDKRSCFDVNRPPTPLRHLLADALDGGRGTRVEHYAEWERLVNRTPEDQIDQRVEELIRIDYKIHFHVFEMENFRVWVDSLCQYWLHADLENLSRNHTELLLVLRKLPAPGASPCSRPGEPPCRPQR, from the coding sequence ATGAACCGAATCCCGGAACCCATGCTGCGGTACCGCAACCTCGTTGCCGACCAGTTTCTTCGGGGCGAGGGGATCGAGATCGGCGCCCTCGACTCGCCCCTGCAGACCCGCAAGCGGGAAACCGAGGTGCGCTACCTGGACTACCAGGACAACGCGGCCCTGCGCGCCACCTACCCCGAGATCGACCCGAAGTCCGTCGTCCGGGTGGACCTCGTGGACGATGGGGAGACCATGGCCACCGTCCCGGACGAGAGCGTCGATTTCATCGTGGCCAACCACTTTCTGGAACACTGCATGGACCCCACGGGAACCCTCCGGACCCACCTCCGGAAAATCCGGGAAAAGGGTGTCCTGTTCTACTCCGTCCCGGACAAGCGGTCCTGTTTCGACGTCAACCGCCCCCCCACCCCGCTCCGCCACCTCCTGGCGGACGCCCTGGACGGGGGGCGCGGCACCAGGGTCGAGCACTACGCGGAGTGGGAGCGCCTGGTCAACCGGACCCCCGAGGACCAGATCGACCAGAGAGTCGAGGAGCTGATCCGGATCGACTACAAGATCCATTTCCACGTCTTCGAGATGGAGAATTTCCGGGTCTGGGTCGATTCCCTCTGCCAGTACTGGCTCCACGCGGACCTCGAGAACCTCTCGCGCAACCACACCGAACTCCTGCTGGTTCTCCGGAAGCTCCCGGCTCCCGGTGCCTCCCCGTGTTCCCGGCCGGGCGAACCGCCCTGCCGGCCGCAGCGCTGA